From Methylocystis sp. ATCC 49242, one genomic window encodes:
- a CDS encoding cobyrinate a,c-diamide synthase, producing MIAPGLIIAAARSGSGKTTLALGLMRALTRRGMRVSAVKCGPDYIDPAFHAAATGRQSLNLDSWAMDADLIAGLAGGAARDADIVVGEGAMGLFDGAPGGAAGVGASADIAALLGWPVLLIHDVSGQAQTAAAVLRGLATHDARVKIAGVVMNRVGSERHRRLVSEGAAALDLTVFGALPRNESVALPERHLGLVQAGETADLDARLDELADFIEAHVDVDAVAASARSSEGAFPTGGSQYIFKPPAQRIAIARDDAFSFFYPHLAQAWRAAGAELFFFAPLADEPPPEHCDLCWLPGGYPELHAGRLAQAGRFLSGLRQFATTRPVHGECGGYMVLGRGLVDAAGAAHAMAGLLDLETSFAKRKLHLGYRRARLAADHLLGAAGQLLRGHEFHYATILRENGEPFALARDAYSDHDAPAGLRQGCVSGSFFHLIG from the coding sequence GTGATCGCGCCCGGTCTTATCATCGCCGCGGCGCGCTCCGGCTCCGGCAAGACGACGCTGGCGCTCGGCCTCATGCGGGCGCTGACCCGGCGCGGCATGCGCGTGAGCGCAGTGAAATGCGGCCCCGATTATATCGATCCAGCCTTCCATGCGGCGGCTACCGGTCGTCAAAGTCTCAATCTCGATTCCTGGGCCATGGACGCCGACCTCATCGCCGGCCTCGCTGGCGGCGCAGCCAGGGACGCCGACATTGTCGTCGGGGAAGGAGCGATGGGCCTGTTCGATGGCGCGCCCGGCGGAGCGGCGGGCGTGGGCGCCAGCGCCGATATCGCCGCCCTGCTCGGCTGGCCGGTCCTGCTCATTCACGACGTCTCGGGTCAGGCCCAGACGGCGGCGGCGGTGTTGCGCGGCCTTGCGACGCATGACGCCCGCGTGAAAATCGCCGGCGTGGTGATGAACCGGGTTGGTAGCGAACGCCATCGACGGCTCGTCAGCGAAGGCGCCGCGGCGCTGGACCTGACCGTCTTCGGCGCTCTCCCGCGCAACGAGAGCGTCGCCCTGCCCGAGCGCCACCTCGGTCTGGTCCAGGCCGGCGAGACCGCGGACCTCGACGCCCGGCTCGACGAGCTGGCGGATTTCATCGAGGCGCATGTGGACGTCGACGCCGTCGCCGCTTCCGCGCGCAGCAGCGAGGGCGCCTTTCCCACCGGCGGATCTCAGTACATTTTCAAGCCGCCCGCGCAGCGGATTGCGATTGCGCGCGACGACGCCTTCTCCTTCTTCTACCCCCATCTCGCGCAGGCCTGGCGGGCCGCCGGGGCCGAGCTTTTCTTTTTCGCTCCCCTCGCCGACGAGCCGCCGCCGGAGCACTGCGACCTTTGCTGGCTGCCGGGCGGTTATCCCGAACTCCACGCCGGACGCCTCGCCCAGGCGGGACGTTTTTTGAGCGGCCTTCGCCAATTCGCCACCACTCGCCCAGTTCATGGCGAGTGCGGCGGTTACATGGTCCTGGGGCGCGGGCTGGTGGACGCCGCCGGCGCCGCCCATGCGATGGCAGGCCTCCTCGACCTCGAAACCAGTTTCGCAAAGCGAAAGCTGCATCTCGGCTATCGCCGGGCTCGACTTGCCGCGGATCACTTACTGGGCGCCGCAGGGCAGCTGCTTCGCGGGCATGAATTTCATTACGCGACGA
- the cobM gene encoding precorrin-4 C(11)-methyltransferase, which translates to MTVHFIGAGPGAADLLTLRGRDIIARCPVCLYAGSLVPAGVLAHCPPDACIVDTAPLSLDDIIGEMKAAHDAGLDVARLHSGDLSIWSAVGEQMRRLDALDIPYTMTPGVPSFAAAAAALKRELTLPEVAQSLVLTRTSGRASAMPEREKLATFAQSGATLAIHLSIHVLARVVAELTPFYGADCPVAVVFRASWPDERILRGALSDIEARVSEAPMERTALILVGPALGATDFRESALYDAGYDRRFRPRGGV; encoded by the coding sequence ATGACGGTGCATTTCATCGGCGCAGGACCCGGCGCCGCCGATCTTCTCACACTGCGCGGACGCGACATTATCGCGCGCTGTCCAGTCTGTCTTTACGCGGGGTCGCTCGTGCCCGCCGGCGTGCTGGCGCATTGCCCGCCCGACGCCTGCATCGTCGACACGGCGCCACTCTCCCTCGATGACATTATTGGGGAGATGAAAGCCGCGCATGACGCCGGCCTCGATGTGGCGCGGCTGCACTCCGGCGATCTCTCCATCTGGAGCGCCGTGGGCGAGCAGATGCGGCGGCTCGACGCGCTGGACATCCCTTATACGATGACGCCAGGCGTGCCCTCTTTCGCCGCTGCGGCCGCGGCGCTGAAGCGCGAGCTGACTCTGCCGGAGGTCGCGCAGTCTCTGGTGCTGACCCGCACCTCGGGCCGCGCGTCGGCCATGCCCGAGCGCGAGAAGCTGGCAACCTTTGCGCAATCGGGCGCAACCCTCGCCATCCACCTCTCGATTCATGTGCTGGCGCGCGTCGTCGCGGAGCTTACGCCCTTCTATGGCGCCGATTGTCCGGTGGCCGTCGTCTTTCGCGCGTCCTGGCCAGACGAACGCATCTTGCGCGGCGCGCTCTCCGATATAGAGGCGCGCGTATCCGAGGCGCCGATGGAGCGTACGGCGCTGATTCTCGTTGGCCCGGCGCTCGGCGCGACGGATTTTCGCGAGAGCGCGCTGTATGACGCTGGCTACGACCGCCGTTTCCGGCCGCGAGGCGGGGTGTGA
- a CDS encoding cobalamin biosynthesis protein translates to MAGDEAMIARYAAGIGARRGVDAQEIVDLVRQIVGQHHVDMSRVTLCTLESKAEEAGLQEAARQLGVDIIFLPLDALRARKSAAPTHSPRVQAMFGVGSVAETAALVGAGPDSRLIARRVATPHAACALAISAEESAKDKE, encoded by the coding sequence ATGGCGGGCGACGAAGCCATGATTGCGCGCTACGCGGCCGGCATCGGCGCGCGACGGGGCGTCGATGCGCAGGAGATCGTCGATCTCGTGCGGCAAATCGTCGGCCAGCACCATGTCGATATGAGCCGCGTCACGCTCTGCACGCTGGAGAGCAAGGCGGAAGAAGCGGGCCTTCAGGAGGCCGCGCGTCAACTCGGCGTCGACATCATCTTCCTCCCGCTCGATGCGCTGCGCGCGCGCAAGAGCGCCGCACCGACGCATTCGCCGCGCGTGCAGGCCATGTTCGGAGTCGGCAGCGTGGCGGAAACGGCGGCGCTCGTCGGCGCCGGGCCCGACAGCAGATTGATCGCGCGGCGCGTTGCGACGCCTCATGCCGCCTGCGCTCTTGCGATCAGCGCGGAAGAGAGCGCAAAGGATAAGGAATGA
- a CDS encoding bifunctional cobalt-precorrin-7 (C(5))-methyltransferase/cobalt-precorrin-6B (C(15))-methyltransferase, with translation MRPWLSIVGVGEEGFAALSPAARTLLEQATLIVGGARHLALIGDTAAKRLQWPSPLSDAIPQILVQRGEPTVVLASGDPFFYGVGDLLSRHITSEEIFCVPSPSAFSLAAARLKWSQQDCALISLHGRAFERIAPYLQPRARIIALSWDETTPARLAEYLDARGMGDSRLHVLEHLGGPNERMRETSAKDFRFNEVAALNTVAIEVQADSGARIIPLAPGLPDDWFENDGQLTKREIRAVTLSALAPRKGETLWDIGAGSGSISIEWMLRDPANRAVAIERDAERAARISLNALALGVPDLRILTGAAPQALAGLAPPDAIFIGGGADGQMLQSAWSALPGGARIVVNAVTIETQALLSQNYAEKGGELIHLQISRARPVGRFHGLDPAMAVMQWRATKP, from the coding sequence ATGCGCCCCTGGCTGTCCATTGTCGGCGTTGGCGAAGAAGGCTTCGCAGCGCTTTCCCCGGCCGCGCGCACACTCCTTGAACAGGCGACGCTGATCGTCGGCGGAGCGCGCCATCTTGCCCTGATCGGGGATACCGCCGCAAAGCGCCTGCAATGGCCGTCGCCATTGTCGGACGCCATCCCGCAAATTCTCGTGCAGCGCGGCGAGCCGACAGTCGTTCTCGCGTCCGGCGATCCATTTTTCTATGGCGTCGGCGATCTTCTCTCGCGCCATATCACAAGCGAGGAAATCTTCTGCGTTCCGAGTCCATCGGCTTTTTCGCTCGCCGCCGCGCGACTGAAATGGAGCCAGCAGGATTGCGCGCTCATCTCGCTGCACGGGCGCGCCTTCGAGCGCATTGCGCCCTACCTGCAACCGCGCGCGCGCATCATCGCGCTATCCTGGGACGAGACGACGCCAGCGCGGCTCGCGGAATATCTCGACGCGCGCGGCATGGGCGACTCGCGGCTACATGTGCTGGAACATCTGGGCGGACCCAATGAGCGCATGCGCGAAACGAGCGCGAAGGATTTCCGTTTCAATGAGGTCGCGGCGCTCAATACGGTCGCGATCGAAGTGCAGGCTGACTCCGGCGCGCGCATCATTCCGCTCGCTCCCGGCCTTCCCGACGACTGGTTCGAGAACGACGGCCAGCTCACGAAGCGCGAGATTCGCGCCGTTACACTCTCTGCGCTTGCGCCACGCAAGGGCGAGACGCTTTGGGACATCGGCGCCGGCTCCGGCTCCATTTCCATCGAATGGATGCTGCGCGATCCCGCCAACCGCGCCGTTGCAATCGAACGCGACGCGGAGCGCGCGGCGCGCATTTCGCTCAATGCGCTCGCGCTCGGCGTTCCCGACCTCAGGATCTTGACAGGCGCGGCGCCGCAGGCGCTTGCCGGACTCGCGCCGCCGGACGCAATCTTCATCGGCGGCGGCGCTGATGGGCAGATGTTGCAAAGCGCATGGAGCGCCTTGCCCGGCGGCGCCCGTATCGTCGTCAACGCCGTGACGATCGAAACGCAGGCGCTCCTCTCACAAAACTATGCAGAAAAAGGCGGCGAACTCATTCACCTGCAAATCTCCCGCGCCCGTCCGGTCGGGCGCTTTCACGGGCTCGACCCGGCGATGGCGGTGATGCAATGGCGGGCGACGAAGCCATGA